Below is a window of Halobaculum lipolyticum DNA.
CGGCGACGACGCGGGCGGCGTGCTCGTCGCCGTGCGTCTCCAACTCGATCTCCAGATCCGCCGCGTCGACGGCGATGTCGCGGGAGGTGCGGTCGTGGCTCAGCGCGTACACGTTCGCGTCCTCGCGGGCGATGACGCCGGCGACCCGCTCCAGTTCCCCCGGCCGGTCTTTCAGCTCCAGGGAGATCTTCAGATACCGGCCCATCCGGACGAGTCCGCGGAGGATCACCGTGATCAGCGTGTTCATGTCGATGTTCCCGCCGCACAGCGCCGGGACGATCACCTCGTCGTCGTCGTAGTCGAACCGCTCCTCCAACACCGCCGCCAGCGCCACCGCGCCCGCGCCCTCGACGACCGTCTTCGAGCGTTCGAGCAACAGCGTGAGCGCCTCGGCGATCTCCTCGTCGTCGACGGTGACGACCTGGTCGACGCGCTCGCGGATGTACGGGAACGTGTGCTCGCCGACCTCCCGCACCGCGATGCCGTCGGCGACGGTGTCGACGCCGTCCAACTCGACGCGGTGTCCGGCCCGCATCGATCTGGCCGCGGAGTCGGCGCCCGCGGCCTGCACCCCGACGACGCGCACGTCGTCGAGCGCCCCCTTCAGCGCCGTCGCGACGCCCGAGATCAGCCCCCCGCCCCCGATCGGCACCACCACAGTGTCGACCTCGGGGCACTGCTCGGCGATCTCCAAGCCGATCGTCCCCTGTCCGGCCATCACGAGTTCGTCCTCGAACGCGTGGAGGTACACCCGGTTCTGCTCGCGTTCGATCTCGTGGGCGCGCGCCTGCGCCTCGTCGTAGTCGATGCCGTGGAGGACGACCTCGGCGCCGTAGCGACGCGTCGCCTCCACCTTCGAGACGGGCGCGTACTTCGGCATCACGATGGTCGAGTCGACGCCGGCCCGTGTCGCCGCGAGCGCGACGCCCTGCGCGTGGTTGCCGGCGCTGGCGGTGACGACGCCGCGCTCGCGCTCCTCGTCGGTCAGCGCCGCGATCCGGTTCATCGCGCCGCGGATCTTGAACGCCCCCGTCCGCTGGGTGTTCTCCAGTTTCAGGCGGACGTCCGCCCCCGTCATCTCGGAGAAACTGAACGAACGGTTCAGCGGCGTCCGTACCGCGACCGTCTCGACGCGCTCGCGGGCGGCGAGCACGTCCTCGTAGCTGAGCATACCCCGGCTTCGCCGGTGCCTGCCGTATCGGTTGTGGTGTCGTCACGCGCTCGCGCCGTCGCCGCCGGGTGTCGAACACGGAGCCGGCGGCTACGGGGCGCGAACGTGGGGAAAGAGGGGGAATGCACGCGTGTGACGTGCGGTCGATCGAAGGCACCCCGAGTATAAAAAAGTGAGTCACGCGGAGCGAAAGTGAAACCGCACGACTCCGGCGACCCGAGACGCCCGTCAGACGTCCGTCGGCTACCCGTCTCGCGCTTCAACGTTCCGGCTGGACGCGCACCGTGACGGGCCGGTCGGCGAGCGCGCGGTCGACCCTCGCCGGGAACGGACCCGAGCCGGGCCACGAGGCGTCGGCGCCGAGCCGGTCGGGGTCGCCGACGTACACCGCCGCGTCGCCACGGCGCTGGCCGTCGGCGCCGACCAGCGGGACGGCGATCCGGGTGTATAGCCCGTCGTCGACGCGCTCGTAGGCGTCGAGCGCGGCCACCTCCTCGGTCCGGAGCAGTCGCCCGCCCACCGTCGCGGCGACCTCCGCCGTGCGGTGGCTCGGCGTGCGGTTCCCGACGGTTCCGGGACGGCCGTCGTTGCCGTCGGTGTCGCTGTCGTTGCCGCGGTCGCCGGTAGCCTCGTCGTCGCCGTCGCTGCCGCGGTCGCTGTCCCCGTCGGCCCGTGTCGAACCGTCCTCGGCCCGGGGGAGCGCGAGCGTCGGGTAGCGCCCCTCGACGACGCGCAGTCCCTCCAGTCGCGCCGGCCCGACGAACGCGAACGAGTCGAGCAGTTCGCCGGCACGCTCAGGCTCGGTGAGCGTGCCGTACACGAAGACGTCCATACACGCACCACCCGCCCGAGCGGCTTGGCTGTTCGGGCGGTCCCGGCGCCCCGGCTCGCCGGACCCGGGGCCGGTGCCGGTTCCGCAACCGCCAAACCGACCCTCCCCGCATCGACGGACGTGATCAGCGAGCGTCTGCGCGGCGTGTGGCGGCGCGTGCTGTCGCTCGCGTGGCCGGTGATGGCCGAGCAGACGTTCCGCACCGCGATGCGGACGACCGACATCGTCGTCACCGCGCAGTTCTCGCCGGCCGCCGTCGTCGCCATCGGGCTGGCCGACCTGTACGCCCGCTTCCCCCTCCGGATCGGGCTGGGACTCGGCGGCGGCGCCATCGCCCTCTCCAGTCAGGACACCGGCGCGGCCGCCGACGCCAACCGCGACGAAGCCGTCACCCAGGCCGTGCTGTTGGGGGCGCTCGTCGGACTCCCGTTCGTCCTCGTGGGGCTGTTCCTCGGGCGACCGATCGTCGCGCTGTTGGGTGCCGACGCCCGGACCGCGATGCTCGGCGGGCAGTACCTCGCGCTCGTGTTCGCGACCGCGCCGGCGCGCCACGTCGCGCTCATCGGCGCACGCTCGCTGCAGGGGACCGGCGACACCCGGACGCCGATGTACGTGAACGTGGTCGCGAACACGCTCAACATCTCGGGGTCGCTCGTGCTGGGTCTGGGCCTGTTCGGCGCGCCCCGCTTGGAGATCGTCGGCGTCGGGATCGCCACCGCCGCGGCGAACGTCCTCACCGCCGGGCTGCTCTTGCTCGCGATGGCGACGTCGTGGTCGGACGCGAACCTCGTCCGGCCGCGCGACACGACGATCGCCCGACAGCTCGTCCGCGTGTCGACGCCGCGGGTGCTCGAGGGGTTCTCCGCGACGGTCGCGGAGTTCCCGTTCAACGCGCTCCTGCTGGGCTTCGGCACCCCCGTGAACGCCGGCTTCCAGATCGGCCGCCGGATGTACCAACAGGTGACCGGGCCGCTGTCGCGCGGCTACAACGTCGCCGCCAGCGTCGTCGTCGGCCAGTCGCTCGGCGACGGCGACCCCGACGGCGCCCGCTACCAGGGGTACGCCGTGACGGGGCTGGGGCTGGCGACGGTCGGCGTCGTCGGTCTCGCGCTCGTCGCCGCCGCGCCCGCGTTCGTCTCGGTGTTCACCGACGACGCCGCGACGGTGCCCCACGCGGTCGCGTTCGCCCGCGTGTACGGCGCGACCGCGGCGTTCCTCGTCGCCTACACCGTGCTCTCGGGCGCGCTCCAGGGCGCCAGCGAGACGCGGATCCCCCTCCTCGCGCGCCTCACCGGGACGTTCGGCTTCCTGCTCGGGACGACGTACGTCGTCGGCGTCCTCCTCGAGTACGGCCCGCTCGGTGCGTACCTCGGCGTGGGGGTGCAGTACGTCTGGATGACGCTCGTCGTCGTCGCGGGGTTCCGCTACACCGGGTGGGCGTCGCGGGCGGCCGAGATGATGGCCGAGCGCGGGACCGGTGGCGACGCCGGCGAACGGGGCGCGTGACGGCGGCGGCGCTCGTCGGATCGGGCGTCGGATCGGGCGTCGGAAAAGGTTGTGTGCGTCGTCGAGCCGGGAACGGGTGCGGGTCGGCGCGTCAGCGGCGCGTGTAGCGGAGGATCTCGCGGCCGAGGAAGCCGACGGCGATGCCGGCGCCGAACGCCCGGACCAACTCCTGGCGGCGTCGCTCGGCGTGTTCCTCGGGGAAGTACTCCTCCATCAGGTCGAACATGCGCGCGCCGACCTCGTGGCGGACGAGTTCGCCGCGCTCGCCGGCTCGGCTGCGCGCCTCGGTGCGGACCTTCTCGGCGTACTCGCTGTACTCGTCGCTTCGGGGGGTTTTGATCTTCAGATCCATACCCACCGTACACTCGCGGAGGAGATAACCGTTGCTCGGCTGCGTGTCAACACGTGTCCGTCCTGCAGACACCGCGAAAAACGATCGAACGCGAACGACGACACCCGATCGATAGTCCGGGACTACTCGCCCGCGGGTCGCCGCCTACCGCTCCTCGATCGGCACCCACGCGGCGTCTTTCTCGCCCACGTAGCGGGCGCGCGGCCGGATGAGCCGGTTGTCCTCGTACTGCTCCATCACGTGGGCCGTCCAGCCGCCGACCCGCGAGATGGCGAAGATGGGGGTGTAGATGTCGATCGGGATGCCCATCTGGTAGTACGTCGACGCCGAGTAGAAGTCGACGTTCGGCGCGAGGCCCTTCTCCTCGACCATGAACTCCTCGATGGCGACGCTCATCTCGTACCACTTGCGGTCGCCCGACGCCTCGCCCAGCGCCTCCGAGCGGTCGCCGAGGATCTTCGCGCGCGGGTCCTTCACGTTGTACACGCGGTGGCCGAAGCCGGCGACGCGGCGGCCCTCGGCCAGCGCCTCCTTCACCCAGTCGACGGGGTCGGAGTCGGCCTCGTCGACCTCCTGGAGCATGCGCATCACGTTGGCGTTGGCGCCGCCGTGGAGGCTCCCCGAGAGGGTGCCGACGGCGGAGGTGACCGCCGAGTGGATGTCCGCGAGCGTGGAGGCGGTGACCGTCGCCGAGAACGTGGAGGCGTTCAGTCCGTGGTCGGCGTGGAGCACGAGCGCCTGGTCGAACACGTCGGCGGTGACCTCGTCGGGCACCTCGCCGTTGAGCATGTAGAGGAAGTTCGCGGCGTGGTCCAGGTCCTCGCGCGGGGCGACCGGCTCCTCGCCGTCGCGGACGCGGGCGAACGCCGCCAGCGCCGTCGGCAGCTTCGCCGTGATGCGGCGCGCCTTGCGCACGTTCGCCTCGGGGTCCGTCGGGTCCGCGTCCGTGTCGGGGTCCGCCGCCGACAGCGACGAGGCGGCCGTCCGCATCGCGGCCATCGGCTCCTCGTCGGCCTCGGCGAGGCGTCGCATCGTCTCCAGCGTGTCGTCGTCGAGCGCGCGCTCGGCGGCCATCGCGTCCTCGAACTCGGCCAGCTCGCCCTCGGTCGGCAGTTCGCCGTTCCACAGCAGGTACAGCGTCTCCTCGTAGGAGGCGTGCTCGGCGAGGTCCTCGATGGCGTAGCCGCGATAGACGAGTTTGCCCTCGTCACCGTCGATGAAACTGAGGTCGGACTCGGCGACGAGGACGCCCTCCAGTCCCCGTTTGAGTTCGTCGGACATACCCCGAACTTCCGAGGGGCGGCCGAAAAGCGTTATCTTTCGGGAAGGACCGTCCCACGCCGTCAACGACGCCGTCGGCGGACGCCGGACGCCGAACGACGACCGCGGAGCCGACCGGCGGACCGCTGGCGCCGGCTCGTGGCGTCGCGGGGGTCGCGTCGGCGTCGCCGCGACGGCGAACTCGCCGGACGAGCGTCACCATCGTGGAACGGGATTGCCCTGTTCGGGACCGTTCGATCGACGACGTGGAATCGGTTCGGCGACACCGTCGCGCCGGCGACGACCTACTCGACCAGCGAGTCGTCGCCGGGGGTGACGCCCCACGCGCCGCCGTCGTCGCCGCCGCCGGTCTTGAACGTACCCCGCGCGTCGGCGACGTGGGTGCCGTCGACGTCCTCGATGCGCACCTCCGCGCTGGCGACGCTGGCGCCGTCGCGGACGACCTCGGCCTCCGCGCGGAGGTCCGTCGTCGCCGGCGCGAGGTAGTCCATCCGCATGTCCACCGTCGGGGTCGGCTTGTGGTGCAGCGAGATGACGGCCGCGCCCGCCGCGGTGTCGGCTAACGCGTACGTGACGCCGCCGTGAGCGATGGAACGGCCCGGCACCGACGACAGCTCGTCGCTCATGGGGAGTTCGACGACCGCGCGGCCGTCGGCGGCCTCGACGACCTCCAGTCCCATGTGGTCGGCGAACGGCATCCCGTTGAGCAGGTCCGCGACGCTCATGTGCGGTCCCCCGCGCCGAGACCGGCGAAGACGTGCATGCCCGGCCGGACGCGACACGGGAGCAAAAACGGACCGACCCGCCCCGTCCGCGCCGACGCCGTCGGGGACCGACCGCTCAGTCGGCGGCGATGCCGCAGCCGGCCGTGTAGTCGATCCCTTCGATCGAGTCGATGGGGTCGTCGCCGCACACCGGACAGTCCGGGTTCGGGCGGTACGGCACCGTCTCGAACGTCATGTCCATCGCGTCGTAGAAGAGGAGGCGGCCCTCCAGCACCTCGCCGGCGTCGATGAGGAGCTTCACGGCCTCCGTCGCCTGGATACAGCCGACCGTCCCGGGGAGCACACCCAGCACCCCCGTCGTCGCACAGTCCGGGATCTCGCCGGGTTCGGGCGCCTCCGGGAACAGACAGCGGTAACACGGGCCGTCGGGGACGAGCGTCGTCGCCTGCCCCTCGAACTTGTAGATGGAGCCGTGGGCGACCGGCGTGTCCGTCAGACGCGACACGTCGTTGACGAGGTACCGCGTCCCGAAGTTGTCGGAGGCGTCGACGACGACGTCGTAGTCGGCGATCAGCGCCTCGGCGTTGTGCGGCTCGACGCGCGTCTCGTGGACGTCCACGTCCACGTCGGGGTTGAGCCGCTCGACGTACTCGGCGGCGGAGGCGGCCTTCGGCTTGCCCACGTCGGCGTCGGCGTGGATTATCTGTCGCTGGAGGTTCGAACGCTCGACGGCGTCGTCGTCGGCGACGCCGATGCGGCCGACGCCCGCGGCCGCGAGGTACTGGATCGCGGGCGAGCCGAGGCCGCCGGCGCCGACGACGAGCGCCGACCCCTCCAACAGCGCCTGCTGGCCCGCGGGACCGACCTCCTCCAGGATGATGTGCCGGGAGTAGCGGTCGAGTTGGGTGGCGTCGAGCGAGAGTCCGGTCATACCCGACCGTACCCCGCGTGTCGGTAAAAGCGCCCTGCCGCCGGCGCGCGTGCCCGCTACTCCCCGCCGAGTGCGGCCCGCACCAGCGTCGCCTCGGCGCGTCGGACGTGCTCGGCCGCCGTACTCGGGGCGCAGCCGAGCCGCTCGGCCACGTCCGCGACGGTCGCCTCCCGCGGTTCCTCGTAGTAGCCGGCGTCGACGGCGGCGGCGACGACCTCGCGTTGGCGCTCGGTCAGTCCCGCGTCGGGCGCGACCGCCGTGCCGGCGCCGCTGTGAACCCTACGGACCGACACGTCGACGCCGTCGGGCGTCCCGTCGACCGCCCGCTGGAGCGCGTCGCCGGTGCCGACGACCGAGAACCGCATCGACCCGTCGGTGTCGTAGACGACCGGCGGGACGACGACGACGTTCTCGCCCGCGAACGCCTCGACCAGCCCCCGGTCCCGGTCGGCGAGGCGTTCGCGGACGTAGAGGTAGAAGCCGTCGACGCCCGACTCGGCCGACGGCTCGACGACCTCCGCGGTGTCGACGCCGTCGATGACGGGCAAGAACGGCTCCGGCGGCCCGTCGACGTGGAAGAGGAGGACGTTCGTCTCGCCGACCCGGGGGTTCCACTGGAGCAGCCGCGTCGGGCCGAACTCGGGGTGGTCGGCGACGAACGCGTGCATCGGGTGGGTCGACGCCTCGTCGGGGTCGAGTCGGAGGGCGAGCGTCTTCACGGCCGGGGCGTCGGTCGCCCGCGTAAAAAGCGTCGCAGATGTGCGGCGAAACGACCAGCCGCCGGGACACCGTCCGCCGAGACGACCGGCCGGGCCGTCGTCGGTCCCCGCGACGGTCGCCGGCCGCCCGCCACCACCATGAGCACACAGACGCCCGCGGAACGACACGACAGCGACGACGCGGCCACGCGCGCGGAAGCGGTCGCCGACCTGCTCGGCGACCGCGCGGTCCGCCGCGACGACCACCTGAACGCGCCGGCGTTCGTCGTCCGCCCCGACGCCGTACGGGAGACGCTATCGACGCTGAAGAACGACGCGGGGTACGACCACCTCTCGTGTGTCACCGCACAGGAGTACGAGGACCGCTACGAGTCAATCTACCACCTGCGGTCCTACGACGACCCGACCCGTGAGGTCGGCGTCGTCGTCCCGGCCGACACGGAGGCTCCCCACAGCGAGTCCGGGGAGGCCGTGTTCCGCACCGCCGGCTGGCACGAGCGCGAGGCGTACGACCTCGTCGGCATCGAGTACGACGACCACCCCGACCTGCGCCGCATCCTCCTGCCGGAGACGTGGCAGGGCCACCCGCTCTCGCTCGACTACGACCGGAACCGGCCACAGATCGTCCCGCTGCGCGAGAACGCCAACCCGTTAGAACCGGACACCCGTGACGAGCAGGGAACGGACACGATGCTGCTCAACATCGGCCCGCACCACCCGGCGACACACGGGGTGATGCACCTGGAAGCGACGCTGGACGGCGAGCAGGTCGTCGACGTCGAGCCGGACATCGGCTACATCCACCGCTGCGAGGAGCAGATGTGCCAGAACGGCACCTACCGCCACCAGATCATGCCGTACCCCGACCGCTGGGACTGGGGCGGCGGCGGTCTCCTCAACGAGTGGGCGTACGCCCGCGTCGCCGAGACGCTCGCGGACATCGACGTGCCCGAGTACGCACAGGTCGTCCGGACGATGAGCGCGGAGCTGTCGCGGATCCTCTCGCACCTGCTGGCGGTCGGCGCGTACGCGCTCGACGTCGCCGGCGACTTCACCGCGACGTTCATGTACGCCATCACCGAGCGCGAGACGGTCCAGAACCTCTTGGAGGACCTCACGGGCCAGCGGCTGATGTTCAACTACTTCCGCCTCGGCGGCGTCGCGTGGGACCTCCCCGAACCCCGCGAGGCGTTCTTCGAGAAGACGCGCGACTTCCTCGACGCGCTGCCGCGCCGCCTCGCCGAGTTCCACGACCTGCTCACCGGCAACGAGATCATCCAGTTACGCACGGTGGACACGGGCGTCCTCCCGCCGGCGGTGGCGAAGGACTACGGCTGTACCGGGCCGGTCGCCCGCGGCTCCGGCATCGACTACGACCTCCGCCGCGACGACC
It encodes the following:
- the ilvA gene encoding threonine ammonia-lyase, which encodes MLSYEDVLAARERVETVAVRTPLNRSFSFSEMTGADVRLKLENTQRTGAFKIRGAMNRIAALTDEERERGVVTASAGNHAQGVALAATRAGVDSTIVMPKYAPVSKVEATRRYGAEVVLHGIDYDEAQARAHEIEREQNRVYLHAFEDELVMAGQGTIGLEIAEQCPEVDTVVVPIGGGGLISGVATALKGALDDVRVVGVQAAGADSAARSMRAGHRVELDGVDTVADGIAVREVGEHTFPYIRERVDQVVTVDDEEIAEALTLLLERSKTVVEGAGAVALAAVLEERFDYDDDEVIVPALCGGNIDMNTLITVILRGLVRMGRYLKISLELKDRPGELERVAGVIAREDANVYALSHDRTSRDIAVDAADLEIELETHGDEHAARVVAALEDVGYEVEVLA
- a CDS encoding MATE family efflux transporter, which gives rise to MAEQTFRTAMRTTDIVVTAQFSPAAVVAIGLADLYARFPLRIGLGLGGGAIALSSQDTGAAADANRDEAVTQAVLLGALVGLPFVLVGLFLGRPIVALLGADARTAMLGGQYLALVFATAPARHVALIGARSLQGTGDTRTPMYVNVVANTLNISGSLVLGLGLFGAPRLEIVGVGIATAAANVLTAGLLLLAMATSWSDANLVRPRDTTIARQLVRVSTPRVLEGFSATVAEFPFNALLLGFGTPVNAGFQIGRRMYQQVTGPLSRGYNVAASVVVGQSLGDGDPDGARYQGYAVTGLGLATVGVVGLALVAAAPAFVSVFTDDAATVPHAVAFARVYGATAAFLVAYTVLSGALQGASETRIPLLARLTGTFGFLLGTTYVVGVLLEYGPLGAYLGVGVQYVWMTLVVVAGFRYTGWASRAAEMMAERGTGGDAGERGA
- the citZ gene encoding citrate synthase — encoded protein: MSDELKRGLEGVLVAESDLSFIDGDEGKLVYRGYAIEDLAEHASYEETLYLLWNGELPTEGELAEFEDAMAAERALDDDTLETMRRLAEADEEPMAAMRTAASSLSAADPDTDADPTDPEANVRKARRITAKLPTALAAFARVRDGEEPVAPREDLDHAANFLYMLNGEVPDEVTADVFDQALVLHADHGLNASTFSATVTASTLADIHSAVTSAVGTLSGSLHGGANANVMRMLQEVDEADSDPVDWVKEALAEGRRVAGFGHRVYNVKDPRAKILGDRSEALGEASGDRKWYEMSVAIEEFMVEEKGLAPNVDFYSASTYYQMGIPIDIYTPIFAISRVGGWTAHVMEQYEDNRLIRPRARYVGEKDAAWVPIEER
- a CDS encoding PaaI family thioesterase, whose translation is MSVADLLNGMPFADHMGLEVVEAADGRAVVELPMSDELSSVPGRSIAHGGVTYALADTAAGAAVISLHHKPTPTVDMRMDYLAPATTDLRAEAEVVRDGASVASAEVRIEDVDGTHVADARGTFKTGGGDDGGAWGVTPGDDSLVE
- the ubaA gene encoding SAMP-activating enzyme E1; the encoded protein is MTGLSLDATQLDRYSRHIILEEVGPAGQQALLEGSALVVGAGGLGSPAIQYLAAAGVGRIGVADDDAVERSNLQRQIIHADADVGKPKAASAAEYVERLNPDVDVDVHETRVEPHNAEALIADYDVVVDASDNFGTRYLVNDVSRLTDTPVAHGSIYKFEGQATTLVPDGPCYRCLFPEAPEPGEIPDCATTGVLGVLPGTVGCIQATEAVKLLIDAGEVLEGRLLFYDAMDMTFETVPYRPNPDCPVCGDDPIDSIEGIDYTAGCGIAAD
- a CDS encoding helix-turn-helix domain-containing protein, whose amino-acid sequence is MKTLALRLDPDEASTHPMHAFVADHPEFGPTRLLQWNPRVGETNVLLFHVDGPPEPFLPVIDGVDTAEVVEPSAESGVDGFYLYVRERLADRDRGLVEAFAGENVVVVPPVVYDTDGSMRFSVVGTGDALQRAVDGTPDGVDVSVRRVHSGAGTAVAPDAGLTERQREVVAAAVDAGYYEEPREATVADVAERLGCAPSTAAEHVRRAEATLVRAALGGE
- a CDS encoding NADH-quinone oxidoreductase subunit D translates to MSTQTPAERHDSDDAATRAEAVADLLGDRAVRRDDHLNAPAFVVRPDAVRETLSTLKNDAGYDHLSCVTAQEYEDRYESIYHLRSYDDPTREVGVVVPADTEAPHSESGEAVFRTAGWHEREAYDLVGIEYDDHPDLRRILLPETWQGHPLSLDYDRNRPQIVPLRENANPLEPDTRDEQGTDTMLLNIGPHHPATHGVMHLEATLDGEQVVDVEPDIGYIHRCEEQMCQNGTYRHQIMPYPDRWDWGGGGLLNEWAYARVAETLADIDVPEYAQVVRTMSAELSRILSHLLAVGAYALDVAGDFTATFMYAITERETVQNLLEDLTGQRLMFNYFRLGGVAWDLPEPREAFFEKTRDFLDALPRRLAEFHDLLTGNEIIQLRTVDTGVLPPAVAKDYGCTGPVARGSGIDYDLRRDDPYGYYDELDWDVVTEDAGDNFARLQVRLREMEESAKIIEQCTDLLEEWPEADRTVQSNVPRTIKPEADTELYTAVEAAKGELGIYVRADGTDSPARFKIRGPSFSNLQALPEMAEGEYVPDLVATLGSLDTIMGEVDR